DNA sequence from the Malus domestica chromosome 11, GDT2T_hap1 genome:
ACAATTAGATAAAGGAGAAAGGTAGCAGTTTGAAATAGGAAAAAGAAACTCACTTAATGATTGTTGCTTCTTTCTGCCTGCCTCAGGAACTAGAGCAGATGGGATTGATGATTCAAGAGGAATAGTAATCCTTGCCTGCTTACTCTTTCGAGTAAGAACTGGTCGTGTGGTTGCTGGACAAGGTGCAGGATCAGGGTTTGAATCTTTAGTCATAGCTGCTTTCTTTCGCTTGGGGGCTTTAGTGATTATCCTGGGCGTTCCTTCAGCTCCTGAATCACCAATGGATTCTGAGATATCCGTCCCCTCCCCAGCTTCTCGTCTCTCAGCCTCTGCGGCAGCACCATGAAGAATTGCAGCATCAGCAGAATCATTCTCCGATTCAATGGCTTCAGATTCTGTATCTACTGGAGCTGCAGGATCAAGCAAATATGAGGGAAAATGGACATCGGAGGGAAAACAAAATCAGATGGAAAGAGAGGTACCTATTAGAAGTAACCGGTTTTTCTCTTGAATCATCTCCTTCCAATTTGCAAGCTCGCCCGAGCCAGGATATGATTTAAGAGAAAGCTGGTTGAAGATGCGATCGTGATTCACCTTCAAATCTCCTCCATACTTTCTAGTCCATTTATCCTCCCACCAAGATGAAAACAGCGAGGTGCATTCAAAATTAAGAACAATGGAATGTCGGGCTGCTTGACTCATTACATTCAGGCTACGTCGGGCGGCTCGGAATGTCACTTCAGTTGGGGTTTGTAACCGAAATGAGGTGCCACAATGGACAGAGTCGAAGAATGGGACAGGTATAGCTTGCCTAAATCCTAACTGCGGGCTGCAGAAGTTAGGATGGTACACCTCTAGGCCTCGATCATATCTATTGCCCCGAACCCCCCAGGCCAAGTCTCTTGGTTGAATACAGCTGATAAATTTTTCTCTACAAAAGGGGGTAGCATCCTCACTAGGGGCATCTTGGAAGGCTTGGTCAGAGAACCAAGGGTATCTCCTCAAGACTGACGCACCCCATTCCAAGTCTGATCGAGTCCTGCAGACTCTGAAAAAGTAAAAGCAGGCGAAGGTGGAATGGTCTGTAGGGGGAGCTTCTGCTAGAATTCGGGCAGGAGCCACACCCTCTGGAAACTCTAGATTGGCAGCCCGAAATTCTGGAAAATACCATTGCAGCCAAAGTTGTATCATCCAGATTGGTCCGTTCAAGTTGGTCTCAAAGGGGTCATCCTGAGTCATTTCGAAAAGAAGGTGATAAAGATGGGAGAGAAGAAATGGACCTATGGCTACATCATCAAAATTGTGAAGAACCTCCACCAAGGGGATCCATTCTACCCTCACTCCCTTAGATTTGTTGGGGAATACATGCTTGTTGAGCCAGTAAAGGAGAAAGTACATATGTTCTTGATCTTTGTCAGCCCGAGGGGAGCCTgccccaaaattttcctttacAAAAGGAATGAATCCTTTAAAGGAGGTCCCATAACTCTTGAAAGTGGCGGAGTTATAGCTCAGAGGAAGGAAGGTGGTAGAAGAACTCGAACTCCCGGTGGTAGAAGACGGAACCCAATCTTGAGTAACATCTACTGTCCTGCCCGATGGCCTCAACCTGAAGACCTGGGCCATATCGAGAATGGTGGGAGACATGGGACCCATACAAAAATCAAAGGTATTTGTGCCCGTATTCCAAAAGAGGAGAGCAGAGGTGAGCAATTCGGGCTTAGGGACAATGGAAGTCTTCGAAAGCACAAGTAATTCATAAATACCGTTGCTCATCCATTTTTGCTTGAAGAAGGGCTCCAATTCGTCAACCCACTGGGCCCAGGTAGGATCATTCATCAAGGGAAAGCCTCGACGATGTAATGACCATTTAGAGGAAGAGATGCCCGACCCGGCCAAATAGGGATTTTGGGTAAACCAGTTTCCCCTAGGCATGTTGTCTTCCACTACTGAGGGGACCCGAGAAATCCAGGCGGGACCCAATGACTGTACCCCATGCATCTCGAAGAATAGTTCAGGGTGTAAACCTGCCCGCGGACGATGCAGCCCGTTGAGTAGACGGCGTAGGGTGGCGATTCCGTCGCCGGACTCATAAGATGGTAGGTTTTGGCTGGATCCTGAAGCCATTTGATgaagatagagaaagaaagaggataAAATGCAACCTTGTCGGGCAACAAAGAAAAGTGGTGGGAAGAAGTAGGGATTCCTTTCGCAGAAGTGCAATCGCAAGGTATTCGTGGGTTTAATAAAGAATCTCTTTCAAttaatattggcgcctggaattccaggtttaatatcaattgaagggggcactgtttgggttaaaactaaACTTTAGGCCCAAGGATGGAGTCGGCCCAAAAGGGGGCCTAGAGGAATAGAAGATCAAAGCCCAGCCGAAACTTGGGAAGGCAggaaagggccttttctgacttgataCAAATCACAAAGGCCACTTgcctacctacccaaggaccaaatggtgtagactgatcagactgcacagcccataaagtactttatggtggcattacatgtaataaagctgatgagtcatcaccctcatatcgcattcgggcaaagctgttGCTACATGAGCCAAACCAagtagtctataaaaggaggaagagaagacaggaataaggacactcaaacaaacaaacaactgcaagccaaaactctgctcaaagccagatttgccttccaaacgaagctgtagtcagccaagccttcatcccattcgggacCAGCCTTTATCCCCCGCGGGATACTCTTTTCTCCTaaactttgtaatagctctgctaccctgctctaacttgttgtagtatcgattcacccTTTTGTATTCTCATTCCCCCTCTCcacctctaagctttcagacctttgacagaaccacaaagatagggacctgcaagacgatcagccttaattgataaggtttaatcttgcccgacctgctttgttctatctttgtcttctctttctttaaagtctagcaatatgttgtatatttttagttatatgcAAGTCTGTTCCTAGCAAAATCACTATGACAAAGCTTTCTCAATACTTGGATCCGATTTAAATATATCTTCGATGCTTaaatcagatccaagtcctaagcccgcaggcatgtaaatctgattagtttaaaagtccttggcctcaaggcataaaaaagaactttatgtggacttaacccatccacgacaatccttgataaacaagaagtccgaagttacttggggcgcaagtaatcgacctaccttctagttttctttctattatatcatgattatcatagaatgCTTAAGTATGGGATGAACtctaatggaaagcctcaaggcctacacctaaagcctcacaaaggcatccatttggattcatcctattcAGCGATCTTAAGAGTCTAAGcataagaatgaactctgatgggaagcctcaaggcctatacctaaggccccacaaaggcacccatttgggttcgttctattccttggattcgggtaatcagaaatataatagttAGAAGACTCCTACAATCACAAGAATAAATATtatgtgttcgagcactggtttagttattgatgggaagcctcaaggcctacatttaaggccccacaaaggcacctgttgtaactaacacggtttcttggatacatatatatatatatatatatatatatatacaatgaaagaacgacaaccattttacatctgccatgctaaagatggcagtggcacgcctgagcacctaaatgttaaccttgattgtgagcctcaaggcctatacctaaggccccacaaaggcacctctcaaagttaacgctgtccttctctttcagctttgcccgaagagccttgcccgaagagtcttgcccgacgagacttgctcgacgagacttgcccgacaacgcccagaaacgaagcagaagcccgacagcagccctcaaccggcgccaacctccaggggagctgtgtgctcgtcggccaggaaacatccccagcggaaattcctgccacgaacactagaattataggagaagacccacagttacattggagtaaaaataaaatactagcaaaattagatataattaacccaaatttaaccattaagacggctgatatgccttgtagtttaataaataaacaagagtttgagtagcaaataaaagagttgttatatttaaaagtaattagaccctCTAAGTCTAGACATATATCAGCAGCATTTATTGTGAGAAAACATTCAGAATTAAAGAGAGGTAAGgctagaatagtttataattacaagagattaaatgataatacatatgaaaatagttataaattaccaaataaggatgagcttataaataaaattcaagagagtaaatattttagcaaatttgattgtaaatcggGATTTTCGTAAATACgattagcagaagaatcaattgagttgacagcttttacttgtccagaaggaccttttgagtggcttgttatgttatttggacttaaaaatgctcattcgatctttcaaagaaaaatgatcaaattttcaagaaatatgataatttttgtagtgtttatgtagatgatattttagtacatagtaaaaatagaaatgaaTATATGAAGCACTTAGAGATAgttttacaagaatttatcaataatggaattgtgattagcaaaaataaaatagcattagaaaagcaagatatagaatttttaggaatgtatatcaagtcaggtacaaaacaattacaagatcatatagctaaaaaggttttagaatttccagataaattagaagataaaaaacagctacaagcatttttaggattgttaaattatgcaagaaattttattcctgatttaggaagaaaaatagtagtaatagtaaaactagcaaaacaggacaaaaatattttaatagtgaagatattaaattagttcaaaatataaaagaagaaattactaaacttaagtCATTAACGttaccattagatgatagttacaAGATAGTCGAACAGATGCTTCATTATTACGATAGGCAGGTATACTATACCAGAAAAAGCATAAGGAGTCTCCAAAGTCtgacgaacaagtttgtagatattcatcaggaaaatttagtgatgtacagtcaagattaccatcaacagatttagaaattttagggataattaattcacttaaagcattttctttatttttacataatgaagtatttacgattCATGCTAATAAACAGGCAGTCCGAAatgggttaattttgttgattcaattacaggaaatggttttaaaccaatttttgaacatataaaaaGTAATGACAATATATTAGCTGATATtttatcaagattaatttgttgaacaaatatagaatatcgtggaccatcatcCTCAAATAGCACAAGACCACAAGGCAGAAGAGCACATTTCAGTAGCATAATGATGCACCATCAACCTCCACCATTCAGTGGATTCCAAAATAGCATAAGCAAACCAGAATCACCACCAGTACCTACTTTCaactttaatggcaatattgttgaaagaattaaaaattcaaCTCTGAGATATAGGTCAAGGGTACCAGGGCTTTCTGATAGGCAGCAGAttctcttagataatttttggaatatccaaatcaagcagccaagcatgaggttaggtcatgaaaaattaattagagccttagaacaagagtttgatagctttaattttaatttccaccaaAGCCAACAACATACTCATTCTCTTGAGCACAACTTTCAAGTCATCTCTAGGGACCATGAATCATTACTTGGTAAGTTTtccaaaatgaaccaagaactccaatttcttagaatgcagcaaaaggcaagtgacaccttgaaaagagaattgaaaataggttTATAAATTgatcagcataagaataaaggaaaagaggttattgaacccatagaacaaaaggctaatgagcccatagaagaaattaagattgagctcttagaagaagacattgaaatGGAGCAACATCAAAATAATGATAAGCATCAGATTCtaagtgacaaagaaaaacaagaaaaatatgaaaattttcttaGGAATGTATCTTCAGACTTAATATTAGATGATattttattagaagaaatttcaaaagaaaaattaagaataatgccaccagatatgcaaaatgagatcctgagCAGAGTATCACAGTCCATGAAGGAGTTAcatttacaattacaatgtgctttgtatcagtccat
Encoded proteins:
- the LOC139189528 gene encoding uncharacterized protein; amino-acid sequence: MASGSSQNLPSYESGDGIATLRRLLNGLHRPRAGLHPELFFEMHGVQSLGPAWISRVPSVVEDNMPRGNWFTQNPYLAGSGISSSKWSLHRRGFPLMNDPTWAQWVDELEPFFKQKWMSNGIYELLVLSKTSIVPKPELLTSALLFWNTGTNTFDFCMGPMSPTILDMAQVFRLRPSGRTVDVTQDWVPSSTTGSSSSSTTFLPLSYNSATFKSYGTSFKGFIPFVKENFGAGSPRADKDQEHMYFLLYWLNKHVFPNKSKGVRVEWIPLVEVLHNFDDVAIGPFLLSHLYHLLFEMTQDDPFETNLNGPIWMIQLWLQWYFPEFRAANLEFPEGVAPARILAEAPPTDHSTFACFYFFRVCRTRSDLEWGASVLRRYPWFSDQAFQDAPSEDATPFCREKFISCIQPRDLAWGVRGNRYDRGLEVYHPNFCSPQLGFRQAIPVPFFDSVHCGTSFRLQTPTEVTFRAARRSLNVMSQAARHSIVLNFECTSLFSSWWEDKWTRKYGGDLKVNHDRIFNQLSLKSYPGSGELANWKEMIQEKNRLLLIAPVDTESEAIESENDSADAAILHGAAAEAERREAGEGTDISESIGDSGAEGTPRIITKAPKRKKAAMTKDSNPDPAPCPATTRPVLTRKSKQARITIPLESSIPSALVPEAGPQASKRPILASKEEPLRAAMLKKPEELLNTALWELEATREETLSSPEASPQPAREKNLSSSQTSPAEPSPVYEPPPSLVVSDKEPIVPEIPVTSDAAISQAFACPIVDEPSYPPSDQTQDAGIGSGAAPPAGGEKPSSQPRVSTFSGETPGLSQQASKETSPPPLARKSKRPHPHSSSGGIGTSLSGVEQTKQAEITPSIGIV